One genomic window of Rhizomicrobium sp. includes the following:
- a CDS encoding helix-turn-helix domain-containing protein, which translates to MDPFDSNDNKRPGALAPLRAGMTQIVVAHAYGVTLDDLRSPSRVGHIAQARQVAMYLAHIVFSMSMTEVGRGFGRDRSTACHAIQRVEAMRDDPELNRTLGWLEATLRVVAEKRP; encoded by the coding sequence ATGGATCCGTTCGACAGCAATGACAACAAAAGGCCCGGCGCGCTCGCGCCGCTGCGCGCCGGCATGACCCAGATCGTCGTCGCCCACGCCTATGGCGTGACGCTCGACGATCTGCGCTCGCCGTCGCGCGTCGGCCACATCGCGCAGGCGCGGCAGGTCGCGATGTATCTCGCGCATATCGTGTTCTCGATGAGCATGACGGAGGTCGGCCGCGGTTTCGGCCGCGACCGCTCCACCGCCTGCCACGCCATCCAGCGGGTGGAGGCGATGCGCGACGATCCGGAGCTCAACAGGACGCTCGGCTGGCTCGAGGCCACGCTGCGCGTCGTCGCGGAGAAGCGGCCGTGA
- a CDS encoding threonine ammonia-lyase — MDAPITIDDVRAAARAIQGAVERTPTRHSETLSRITGAGLHLKFENLQYTASFKERGALNKLLSLSEDERKRGVIAMSAGNHAQGVAYHGGRLGVPVTIVMPVGTPFTKVRHTKDFGAHVILEGATLSESYTHALAIAREQGLAFVHPYDDPMIIAGQGTVALEMLADAEEPLDTLVVPIGGGGLISGIAIAAKAINPAIQIYGVQTRAYPSMYDNVKSANLPSAGQTIAEGIAVKDPGKITREIVRAHVHDILLVDEAQIEQALAALLEIEKTVVEGAAAAAYAAVLDNKQLFHGRRVGVVLSGGNIDMRLLSNVILRELSREGRLLSLEVEIEDRPGLLARVATLVGDAGGNILEVSHNRMMTDMPVKSAYLGMVVEARDSGHADEIRAALTGAGFTLRTTGV, encoded by the coding sequence TTGGACGCCCCGATCACCATCGACGATGTCCGCGCCGCGGCACGCGCCATCCAGGGCGCGGTCGAACGCACGCCGACCCGCCATTCCGAGACGCTCTCGCGCATCACCGGCGCCGGCCTGCACCTGAAATTCGAGAACCTGCAATACACCGCCTCCTTCAAGGAGCGCGGCGCGCTGAACAAGCTGCTCTCGCTTTCCGAGGACGAGCGCAAGCGCGGCGTCATTGCGATGTCGGCCGGCAATCACGCCCAGGGCGTGGCCTATCACGGCGGCAGGCTGGGCGTTCCGGTCACCATCGTGATGCCGGTGGGCACGCCCTTCACCAAGGTGCGGCACACCAAGGATTTCGGCGCCCATGTCATTTTGGAAGGCGCCACGCTGAGCGAATCCTACACCCATGCGCTCGCCATCGCGCGGGAGCAGGGCCTGGCCTTCGTCCATCCTTACGACGATCCGATGATCATCGCCGGCCAGGGCACCGTGGCGCTCGAAATGCTGGCCGACGCGGAAGAGCCGCTCGACACGCTCGTGGTGCCGATCGGCGGCGGCGGACTGATCTCCGGCATCGCGATCGCCGCCAAGGCGATCAATCCGGCGATCCAGATCTACGGCGTGCAGACCCGCGCCTATCCGTCGATGTACGACAACGTCAAGAGCGCCAATTTGCCGAGCGCCGGCCAGACCATCGCCGAAGGCATCGCGGTCAAGGACCCCGGCAAGATCACCCGCGAGATCGTGCGCGCCCATGTCCACGACATCCTCCTGGTCGACGAGGCTCAGATCGAGCAGGCGCTGGCCGCGCTGCTGGAGATCGAGAAGACCGTGGTCGAAGGCGCCGCCGCGGCGGCCTATGCCGCGGTGCTCGACAACAAGCAGCTGTTCCACGGCAGGCGCGTCGGCGTCGTGCTGTCGGGCGGCAATATCGACATGCGGCTGCTCTCCAACGTCATCCTGCGCGAGCTATCGCGCGAGGGCCGCCTGCTCAGCCTCGAAGTCGAGATCGAGGACCGCCCCGGCCTTCTGGCGCGCGTCGCCACGCTGGTCGGCGACGCCGGCGGCAATATCCTGGAAGTCAGCCACAACCGCATGATGACCGACATGCCGGTCAAGTCGGCCTATCTCGGCATGGTGGTGGAGGCGCGCGACAGCGGCCATGCCGACGAGATCCGCGCCGCGCTGACCGGCGCCGGGTTCACGCTGCGCACGACCGGCGTCTGA
- a CDS encoding MmcQ/YjbR family DNA-binding protein → MPNPRIKTPPKYAFLRKVALALPGTQEIHDRHGIWFNIGSKTFALFGGTTQRWILRLPKDQVTMLAEAAPDTFAPMRAGALLWAYVDVTKLSAKELRGYIEAAWRYTAPKKLQARHLP, encoded by the coding sequence ATGCCGAACCCGCGCATCAAAACGCCGCCGAAATACGCCTTCCTCAGGAAGGTGGCGCTGGCGTTGCCCGGCACGCAGGAAATCCACGACCGCCATGGCATCTGGTTCAATATCGGGAGCAAGACCTTCGCGCTGTTCGGCGGCACGACGCAGCGCTGGATCCTGCGCCTGCCCAAGGATCAGGTGACGATGCTGGCGGAGGCGGCGCCCGACACTTTCGCGCCGATGCGGGCCGGCGCGCTACTGTGGGCCTATGTCGACGTGACGAAGCTGAGCGCGAAGGAATTGCGCGGCTATATCGAAGCCGCCTGGCGGTATACCGCGCCCAAGAAATTGCAGGCGCGCCATCTGCCATGA
- a CDS encoding VOC family protein: MRAGDADWGPAAMKTKMKMARVILFTNQMEAMTAFYRDVLGLAQVTDEKGWREFDAGGVRVALHSGPPSPGRKGPKIVFLARDVAALRETLIRRGAKFGKPSAGTFQLCNGKDPDGNPIQLSNR, encoded by the coding sequence ATGAGAGCGGGCGATGCGGATTGGGGGCCGGCGGCGATGAAGACCAAGATGAAGATGGCGCGGGTGATCCTGTTCACCAACCAGATGGAGGCGATGACCGCGTTCTATCGCGACGTGCTCGGCCTTGCCCAGGTGACGGACGAGAAGGGCTGGCGCGAATTCGACGCCGGCGGCGTGCGCGTCGCGCTGCATTCTGGGCCGCCCTCGCCAGGCAGGAAGGGTCCCAAGATCGTGTTCCTGGCCAGGGACGTGGCGGCGCTGCGCGAGACGCTGATCCGGCGCGGCGCGAAATTCGGCAAGCCGAGCGCGGGCACGTTCCAGCTCTGCAACGGCAAGGACCCGGACGGCAATCCGATCCAGCTCTCGAACCGCTAG
- a CDS encoding flagellin, with translation MSIDRVSTAGQSQIMLGLIQNAAQQLDQTQAQVASGKVSSDYSGLGDKVAVLEAARTAANKADAYQANTTQAVNQADLQDSQLSSLSDLANQLRQAITSSVANGDGSTLMATAQGIFDQASQILNTKDANGNYLYGGDKDNTPPLNVTSLSQLASLPSVSGAFSNGTMKKSVLVGDGQSVQIGVLASDIGTGLMQTLKDIAGFDAGPNGNLAASTNLSAAQNTFLTGEIQTSADAATGVNAAAAANGFVYNQLQDASDHQTALSTLYKGFVSNIEEVDMPTAISQLNQNQVALQAALQVTAQLNQVSLLNYMPTS, from the coding sequence ATGAGCATCGACCGCGTTTCCACCGCCGGCCAGTCGCAGATCATGCTGGGGCTGATCCAGAACGCCGCCCAGCAGCTCGACCAGACCCAGGCCCAGGTCGCCAGCGGCAAGGTCTCGAGCGACTATTCCGGCCTCGGCGACAAGGTCGCGGTGCTCGAAGCCGCGCGCACCGCCGCCAACAAGGCCGACGCCTATCAGGCGAACACGACCCAGGCGGTGAACCAGGCCGATCTGCAGGATTCGCAGCTCAGCTCGCTGTCCGACCTCGCCAACCAGCTGCGCCAGGCGATCACCAGCTCGGTCGCCAACGGCGACGGCTCGACGCTGATGGCGACCGCGCAGGGCATCTTCGACCAGGCGAGCCAGATCCTGAACACCAAGGACGCCAACGGCAATTACCTCTATGGCGGCGACAAGGACAACACGCCGCCGCTCAACGTCACCTCGCTGTCGCAGCTCGCGTCGCTGCCGTCGGTCTCGGGCGCCTTCTCCAACGGCACGATGAAGAAATCGGTGCTGGTCGGCGACGGCCAGAGCGTCCAGATCGGCGTCCTCGCCTCCGATATCGGCACCGGCCTGATGCAGACGCTGAAGGACATCGCGGGGTTCGACGCCGGCCCGAACGGCAATCTCGCGGCCAGCACCAATCTCAGCGCGGCGCAGAACACTTTTCTCACCGGCGAGATCCAGACCTCGGCGGACGCCGCTACCGGCGTGAACGCCGCCGCCGCCGCCAACGGTTTCGTCTACAACCAGCTCCAGGACGCGTCGGATCACCAGACCGCGCTGTCGACGCTCTACAAGGGCTTCGTCTCGAACATCGAGGAAGTCGACATGCCGACCGCGATCAGCCAGCTCAACCAGAACCAGGTCGCGCTCCAGGCCGCGCTGCAGGTGACCGCGCAGCTGAACCAGGTCTCGCTGCTGAACTATATGCCCACGTCCTAG
- the flgK gene encoding flagellar hook-associated protein FlgK — protein MSLSGIAASALSALQANSTALRVVSNNVANLNTQGYARRIVNQTTLSNGGTLGGVSIADIQRVTDQFLSAEQLAAGASSARYDTQASVFDQLNGILGAPGDSTSLTAQLGDVSAALGQAALAPASSANQVGTLNSLQNLASTLSNLSSQISGLRSQVDQQVSTTVTGVNGLIKQVYDLNMQIKSAQAGGDTASALLDQRDTALQSLSQLVGIRTVPQDDGRVTVMTNDGISLVGDSYAQLSYSPGANNGTYGSITTQDINPASGQPISPPQNFEPHLDSGKLKGLLDMRDGALSDLGQEVGNLARTTALAYNTQHNANTAFPPPASLTGRNTGLVAADALNFTGKTTVAVADANGNMVSRIDVDFDAHTISVNGAPATAFTNTVGGFATALNTALGSNGSASFANGVLSVSATGGNGIVTQDDATTPASRGGSGFSQFFGLNDLFRSAAPSILSTGLSASDAGGFATGSQISLQLKGPNGDVAKTATVTLTAGMTIGNVVTALNTAMGGAATFTLNPDGSIGETQSTNLAGYALNVTNDTTARGNTGMSFSQIFGLGTNQTALEASGFAVNSQIAASPQRLAFATSQITSTTVAGDAIVGHGDNSGAVALQNVGSATQSFASAGDMAAQTGALSDYAAGFYQDVATRGAATTANQTAQDDRLQEAQTRQASNSGVNLDEELTNMMSYQQAYSAGARMLSVVQQLYDTLLQIQ, from the coding sequence GTGAGCCTGAGTGGAATAGCAGCATCGGCGCTCAGCGCCCTACAGGCCAACAGCACGGCGCTGCGGGTGGTCTCGAACAATGTCGCCAACCTCAACACCCAGGGCTATGCGCGGCGCATCGTCAACCAGACGACGCTCAGCAATGGCGGCACGCTCGGCGGCGTCTCGATCGCCGACATCCAGCGCGTCACCGACCAGTTCCTGAGCGCCGAGCAGCTCGCGGCCGGCGCCTCCTCCGCGCGCTACGACACCCAGGCCTCGGTGTTCGATCAGCTCAACGGCATTCTCGGCGCGCCCGGCGATTCGACCAGCCTCACCGCCCAGCTCGGCGATGTATCGGCCGCGCTCGGCCAGGCGGCGCTCGCGCCGGCGTCCAGCGCCAACCAGGTCGGCACGCTGAACAGCCTGCAGAACCTGGCGTCCACGCTCTCCAACCTGTCCTCGCAGATCTCCGGATTGCGCAGCCAGGTCGACCAGCAGGTCTCGACCACGGTCACCGGCGTCAACGGCCTGATCAAGCAGGTCTACGATCTCAACATGCAGATCAAGTCGGCGCAGGCCGGCGGCGACACCGCCTCCGCCTTGCTCGACCAGCGCGACACCGCGCTGCAGAGCCTCTCCCAGCTCGTCGGCATCCGCACTGTCCCGCAGGACGACGGCCGCGTGACGGTGATGACCAATGACGGCATCAGCCTGGTCGGCGACAGCTACGCCCAGTTGTCCTATTCGCCGGGCGCCAACAACGGCACCTATGGCTCGATCACCACCCAGGACATCAACCCGGCGTCGGGCCAGCCGATCTCGCCGCCGCAGAATTTCGAGCCGCATCTGGACTCGGGCAAGCTGAAGGGCCTGCTCGACATGCGCGACGGCGCGCTGTCCGATCTCGGCCAGGAGGTCGGCAATCTCGCGCGCACCACCGCGCTCGCCTACAACACCCAGCACAACGCCAACACGGCGTTTCCGCCGCCCGCCTCGCTGACCGGGCGCAACACCGGCCTGGTCGCGGCCGACGCGCTGAATTTCACCGGCAAGACGACGGTCGCCGTGGCCGACGCCAACGGCAATATGGTCAGCCGGATCGACGTCGATTTCGACGCCCACACGATATCGGTCAACGGCGCGCCCGCGACCGCCTTCACCAACACGGTGGGCGGCTTCGCCACCGCGCTCAATACGGCGCTCGGCTCCAATGGCAGCGCCAGCTTCGCCAATGGCGTGCTCAGCGTCTCGGCCACCGGCGGCAACGGCATCGTCACCCAGGACGACGCGACCACGCCGGCGAGCCGCGGCGGCTCGGGCTTCTCGCAGTTCTTCGGCCTCAACGACCTCTTCCGCTCCGCCGCGCCCTCGATCCTGTCGACCGGGCTCTCGGCCAGCGACGCCGGCGGCTTCGCCACCGGAAGCCAGATCAGCCTCCAGCTCAAGGGCCCCAATGGCGACGTCGCCAAGACCGCGACGGTGACGCTGACCGCCGGCATGACGATCGGCAATGTGGTGACCGCGCTCAACACCGCGATGGGCGGCGCCGCCACTTTCACGCTCAATCCCGACGGCTCGATCGGCGAGACCCAGTCGACCAACCTCGCCGGCTATGCGCTGAACGTCACCAACGACACCACGGCGCGCGGCAATACCGGCATGAGCTTCAGCCAGATCTTCGGGCTCGGCACCAACCAGACCGCGCTCGAGGCCTCCGGCTTCGCGGTCAACAGTCAGATCGCGGCGTCGCCGCAGCGCCTGGCCTTCGCGACCTCGCAGATCACGTCCACCACCGTGGCGGGCGACGCGATCGTCGGCCATGGCGATAATTCCGGCGCCGTCGCGCTGCAGAATGTCGGCTCGGCGACGCAGAGCTTCGCCAGCGCCGGCGACATGGCGGCGCAGACCGGCGCGCTCAGCGACTACGCCGCCGGCTTCTACCAGGACGTCGCGACGCGCGGCGCCGCCACCACCGCCAACCAGACGGCGCAGGACGACCGGCTGCAGGAAGCGCAGACGCGCCAAGCCTCCAATTCGGGCGTCAATCTCGACGAGGAACTCACCAACATGATGTCCTATCAGCAGGCCTATAGCGCGGGCGCGCGCATGCTGTCGGTCGTCCAGCAGCTCTACGACACGCTGCTGCAGATCCAGTAA
- a CDS encoding flagellar hook-length control protein FliK, whose protein sequence is MSTIAANVVTSGQQTAAAGSATIGPSATDDTFGPMLDEVVQGDKPAGADAAAPTDAKDAKADPSTPAADKPSPDGDPTDAATAARHQAPADTSTPVPAKPRPAHEASDDDTAATADPQKTSAKTARASRRQADATDPNPAPTPQPPTTDNSAATTQAATAAAQATPQPAAAAPQDDATDIAAAAMQPVGTVAKPDKPADAAKPQGGNTKAQTRQSAASALADTGKALGRVFTDQKATGATPPAHGATDPSKPPATQGTDPSAAPDATTQPSSADASASAPPQPGTQAVSQAAGPTPAQVAPPQPDSLAAAAAPSQPAPTAANAAVSAQLQVGHPAAPDIATLAFNIASKSDGGTKHFDIRLDPAELGRVDVHLTVDDAGKAQAMLSVEKPQTLELLQKDQPQLERALKDAGLDLSQNGLNFSLKGQQQGAGNGGNAPSPRGRMLAARAIAAVDSAASTVSLGLVSSSDTRLDIRV, encoded by the coding sequence GTGAGCACCATTGCAGCGAATGTCGTGACGAGTGGACAGCAAACGGCTGCCGCGGGCTCCGCCACGATCGGGCCGTCCGCCACGGACGATACGTTTGGCCCGATGCTCGACGAGGTCGTGCAGGGCGACAAGCCGGCGGGCGCCGATGCCGCCGCGCCGACGGACGCGAAGGACGCGAAGGCCGATCCTTCGACACCTGCCGCCGACAAGCCTTCGCCGGATGGCGATCCCACGGACGCGGCGACGGCTGCCCGTCATCAAGCGCCGGCGGATACATCGACGCCGGTCCCGGCGAAGCCGCGGCCCGCCCATGAGGCCTCGGACGACGACACGGCCGCGACGGCCGATCCGCAAAAGACCTCGGCCAAGACGGCTCGCGCTTCCCGCCGGCAGGCGGATGCCACCGATCCGAATCCGGCGCCGACCCCGCAACCGCCGACGACCGACAATTCGGCGGCGACGACGCAAGCCGCGACCGCGGCGGCACAGGCCACGCCGCAACCCGCCGCCGCCGCGCCGCAGGACGACGCCACCGACATCGCCGCCGCCGCGATGCAGCCGGTGGGCACGGTGGCCAAACCGGACAAGCCGGCCGACGCCGCCAAGCCGCAAGGCGGCAACACGAAGGCGCAGACCCGCCAGTCCGCCGCATCGGCGCTGGCCGATACCGGCAAGGCCCTCGGCCGCGTGTTCACCGATCAGAAGGCGACCGGCGCCACGCCGCCCGCCCATGGCGCGACCGATCCGTCCAAGCCCCCTGCGACGCAAGGCACCGATCCTTCCGCCGCGCCGGACGCCACCACGCAACCGTCTTCCGCCGATGCGTCGGCATCCGCGCCGCCGCAGCCCGGGACGCAAGCCGTTTCCCAGGCCGCCGGTCCGACGCCTGCACAGGTCGCACCGCCGCAGCCCGACTCGCTCGCCGCCGCGGCCGCGCCGTCGCAGCCGGCGCCGACAGCCGCCAACGCCGCCGTCTCGGCGCAGCTCCAGGTCGGCCATCCGGCGGCGCCCGATATCGCGACGCTGGCCTTCAACATCGCGTCGAAATCCGACGGCGGCACGAAGCATTTCGACATCCGGCTCGACCCGGCCGAGCTCGGCCGCGTCGACGTGCACCTGACGGTGGACGATGCCGGCAAGGCGCAGGCCATGCTGTCGGTCGAGAAGCCGCAGACGCTCGAACTTCTCCAGAAGGACCAGCCGCAGCTCGAACGCGCGCTGAAGGATGCGGGCCTGGATCTGTCGCAGAACGGCCTGAACTTCTCGCTGAAGGGCCAGCAGCAGGGCGCCGGCAATGGCGGCAACGCCCCATCGCCGCGCGGCCGCATGCTGGCGGCGCGCGCCATCGCGGCGGTCGACAGCGCCGCATCCACCGTTTCCCTGGGCCTCGTGTCGTCAAGCGACACGCGGCTCGACATCCGAGTCTGA
- a CDS encoding flagellar hook capping FlgD N-terminal domain-containing protein has translation MTTAPTSTTPPGTTPPTSTTPPTAQQQLAGNFDTFLTLLTTQLQNQDPMSPMDSNQFTQQLVEFSQVEQQINTNDNLQTLIGQGSSQTGAYAVSYLGKAVTVSNGQAPLASGQAIWAYNLGTSAANTQLSVTDANGNVVYTGKGETAAGTHAFTWNGENTNGTQLPDGTYKLSVTATAADGTAVTSTVTSTGVVGEVDMTGASPVLMVGPMPVQLTDIAGVQSLD, from the coding sequence ATGACGACCGCACCCACCAGCACGACACCGCCCGGCACAACGCCGCCGACCTCGACGACGCCGCCGACGGCGCAGCAGCAGCTCGCGGGAAATTTCGACACCTTCCTGACGCTGCTCACCACGCAGCTGCAGAACCAGGATCCGATGAGCCCGATGGACTCCAACCAGTTCACCCAGCAATTGGTCGAGTTCAGCCAGGTCGAGCAGCAGATCAACACCAACGACAACCTCCAGACCCTGATCGGCCAGGGCTCGAGCCAGACCGGCGCCTATGCGGTGTCCTATCTCGGCAAGGCGGTGACGGTCTCGAACGGCCAGGCGCCGCTCGCCAGCGGCCAGGCAATCTGGGCCTATAACCTCGGCACGAGCGCGGCGAACACCCAGCTCAGCGTCACCGACGCCAACGGCAACGTGGTCTATACCGGCAAGGGCGAGACCGCGGCGGGCACCCACGCCTTCACCTGGAACGGCGAGAACACCAACGGCACCCAGCTGCCCGACGGCACCTACAAGCTGAGCGTCACCGCCACCGCGGCGGACGGCACCGCCGTCACCTCAACCGTAACCAGCACCGGCGTGGTGGGCGAGGTCGATATGACCGGCGCCTCGCCCGTGCTGATGGTCGGCCCGATGCCGGTGCAGCTCACCGACATCGCGGGCGTCCAGAGCCTCGATTGA
- a CDS encoding flagellar hook protein FlgE produces MSLYGAMMIGVAGLGANSQALSVASSNIANVNTVGYKTSDSAFSTLLASSAGSGSDASASVISHTIQNVTAQGGINSTESNTDLALSGNGFFVVSPTSSGGSGASQSYLYTRAGSFLPDSAGNLQNAAGLYLMGWPLDGNGNVPTDRNDLTNINLNDLSGKAEATTKLSFKANLQSSTTITSPYTAGNMASGAVTPDFQRTINIYDSQGGTQPLQISYVKTAANTWSYEVTYQGAGANIGSPTNNLLASGTMSFNADGTLKTANTASATPTGSINVAIPWAAASGLNPQTISLDMGTPGNSDGVTQFDNPSALVSSSVDGSLFGAVSSVSVDADGFVSAHFSNGLTQKVFKLPVATFANPDGLQAVDGNAYAASNASGAPTIGEASLGGAGTIQSKALEGSTVDLASEFTNLITTQRAYSASARIITTADQMLQTLEQIQ; encoded by the coding sequence ATGAGTTTGTATGGCGCAATGATGATCGGCGTCGCGGGCCTTGGCGCCAACAGCCAGGCCCTCAGCGTCGCCTCCTCCAACATCGCGAACGTCAACACCGTCGGCTACAAGACCAGCGACAGCGCGTTCTCGACCCTGCTGGCGTCCAGCGCCGGCTCGGGCAGCGATGCCTCGGCCAGCGTGATCTCCCACACGATCCAGAACGTCACCGCGCAGGGCGGCATCAATTCGACCGAGTCGAACACCGACCTGGCGCTTTCGGGCAACGGCTTCTTCGTCGTCAGCCCGACGTCGAGCGGCGGCTCGGGCGCGAGCCAGTCCTATCTCTACACCCGCGCCGGCTCGTTCCTGCCCGATTCCGCCGGCAATCTGCAGAACGCCGCCGGACTCTACCTGATGGGCTGGCCGCTCGACGGCAACGGCAATGTGCCGACCGACCGCAACGACCTGACCAACATCAACCTGAACGACCTGTCGGGCAAGGCGGAAGCGACCACCAAGCTTTCGTTCAAGGCCAATCTGCAATCGAGCACGACGATCACCTCGCCCTATACCGCGGGCAACATGGCGTCCGGCGCCGTCACGCCGGATTTCCAGCGCACCATCAACATCTATGACAGCCAGGGCGGCACGCAGCCCTTGCAGATCTCCTACGTCAAGACCGCGGCCAACACCTGGTCCTATGAGGTGACCTATCAGGGCGCGGGCGCGAATATCGGCAGCCCGACCAACAACCTGCTCGCCTCGGGCACGATGAGCTTCAACGCGGACGGCACGCTGAAGACGGCGAACACGGCATCCGCCACGCCGACCGGATCGATCAACGTCGCCATTCCCTGGGCGGCGGCGTCGGGCCTCAACCCGCAGACGATCTCCCTCGACATGGGAACGCCGGGCAATTCCGACGGCGTGACGCAGTTCGACAACCCCTCCGCGCTGGTGTCGTCCTCGGTCGACGGCTCGCTGTTCGGCGCGGTGTCGAGCGTCTCGGTGGACGCCGACGGCTTCGTGTCGGCGCATTTCTCGAACGGCCTGACGCAGAAGGTGTTCAAGCTGCCGGTCGCCACCTTCGCCAATCCCGACGGATTGCAGGCGGTGGACGGCAACGCCTATGCCGCGTCCAATGCGAGCGGCGCGCCGACGATCGGCGAGGCCTCTCTCGGCGGCGCCGGAACCATCCAGTCCAAGGCGCTGGAAGGCTCCACCGTCGACCTCGCCTCCGAGTTCACCAACCTGATCACGACGCAACGCGCCTATTCGGCGTCGGCCCGTATCATCACCACGGCCGATCAAATGCTGCAGACGCTGGAACAAATCCAGTAA
- a CDS encoding DUF1153 domain-containing protein has translation MVEDRKGRVSYVIGPDGSPLTLADLPPPGTRRWVIRRKAEVVAAVRGGLLSLDDACKRYTLTVEEFLAWQRAIDRFGMPGLRATRVQQYRN, from the coding sequence ATGGTCGAAGATAGAAAAGGACGCGTGAGCTACGTTATCGGGCCGGATGGCAGCCCGCTGACGCTCGCCGACCTTCCGCCGCCGGGAACGCGCCGCTGGGTCATCCGCCGCAAGGCCGAAGTCGTCGCCGCGGTGCGCGGCGGCCTGCTCAGCCTGGACGACGCCTGCAAGCGCTATACGCTGACGGTCGAGGAATTCCTCGCCTGGCAGCGCGCGATCGATCGCTTCGGCATGCCGGGCCTGCGCGCCACGCGTGTACAGCAATACAGGAACTAA